The genomic window AAGGTGATCACCAAGACGGTGCAGGAGACGCCGCCCAACGCCACCCACTGGAGCCGCGCCCTGATGGCCGAAGCCATGGGGATTTCGCCGTCGAGTGTGGGTCGCATATGGGCCGAAGCTGGCTTGAAGCCGCATCTCACGAAGGGGTTCAAGGTCTCGAATGACCCGCTGTTCGAGGAAAAGGTCACGGATATCGTCGGTCTCTACCTTGATCCACCGGATCGGGCTGTGGTTCTGTGTGTTGATGAGAAGTCGCAGATCCAGGCGTTGGATCGGACGCAACCCGGTCTGCCGCTCAAGAAGGGGCGCGCAGCTACCATGACACACGATTATAAGCGGCACGGCACGACCACGCTGTTCGCCGCGCTGGATGTGAAATCCGGCAAGGTCATCGGCGATTGCATGCCCCGCCATCGCGCCAAGGAGTTCCTGAAATTTCTGCGGCAGATCGACAAGGCCGTGCCCGCGCGTCGTCACGTGCACCTGGTGCTCGACAACTACGCCACCCACAAGACGCCCGAGGTGAAAGCATGGCTGGACAAGCACCCGCGCTTCAAGCTGCACTTCACGCCCACCAGCGCCTCATGGCTGAACCTGGTCGAACGCTTCTTCGCCGAAATCACATCGAGGCGCATCCGACGTGGCAGCTATTCCAGCGTCGATGACCTGAAGACCGCGATCTACGACTATCTGGCGCAGCACAACGAGAAGCCGAAGCCCTTCAGGTGGACCAAAACCGCCGAGGACATCCTCACCCGAGAACGCCGCGCGCTCGACAAACTCGACGAAATTCGCGGAAACAGGTAGGAAGTGTCAGACTCAGAACACTAGAACTCCAAGGCTAACCACTCTCTGCGCAAGGAGCCGCCCATGACCGATGCCCCACTTGATGCCGGACACGACGCCCCCGACTTCACCCTGCCCCGCGACGGCGGCGGCACGGTCACCCTGTCTGCCCTGCGCCCGGGCATGGTGGTGCTGTATTTCTACCCCAAGGACGACACCCCCGGCTGCACCACCGAGGCGCTGGATTTCACCGCCAGCGCGCCCGCCTTCGCCGCGCTGGGCGCCACCGTGATCGGCGTATCGAAAGACAGCATCAAGGCGCATGACAAGTTCGTGAAGAAGCACGCACTCGGCATCGCGCTGGTGTCGGACGAGGCGGGAACGGTGTGCGAGGATTACGGCACCTGGGTCGAGAAAAGCATGTATGGCAAGACCTATATGGGCATCGAGCGCAGCACGGTGCTGATCGACGGCACGGGCAAGGTGGCGCGGGTCTGGCGCAAGGTCACGGTCAAGGGCCACGTCGAAGAGGTGCTGGCGGCGGTATCGGCCCTGTCCCCGGCCTGACGCCGGACCCTGGTGCTGCCGGGCCGGGTTCCGATTGTTCACCCCCCGGCGCAGCCGGGACAGAAGGCCCGGCGGGGGGGGGCACAACCAAAGGTAGATCGGCAGTTTTACGCCGATTTTGCCCGCAAACGGCACGGCCCGGGACACGACCGGTCAAATTTGTTGCGATGCGTTCCCCCGCTGGCTAATCAGGCGGAGGGGACGGGCCCGGGGCATCCAGCTGACCCGGCCGAAGTTCCTGCCCGGAAATAACGGACGGAACCCGCCAGTGATCAATCGCCTCGCCTACAGGATAAACACCGTTCTGGAACGCCGGTTCCCTGAACAGCGGCTGTTCCTGAAATCCGATGCCACCACCCGCTTCATCCGTCTGCGCCCCGCCACCCAGGTGATCGCCCTTGCAGGCAGCACCTGCATCGTCGCCTGGACCATCCTCGCCACCGCGATCCTGCTGATGGACAGCATCGGCGCCGGTTCCGCCCGCGACCAGACGCAGCGCCAGCAGGCGCTGTACGAATCCCGGCTTTCGGCACTGTCGTCAGACCGCGACCACCGGGCCGAGGAGGCACTGCGCGCGCAGGAACGGTTCAACCTCGCGCTGGCCGAGGTCAGCGCCATGCAGTCCCGGCTGCTGGAATCGGAAGACCAGCGCAAGGAACTGGAAACCGGGATCGACGTGATCCAGAACACCCTGCGCCGCACCATCCGCGAACGCGACGCAGCGCGCGAGGATGCCGACCGGCTGACCCTGGCGCTGAACCCCGAGGGCGGCAACGGCCGCAGCAGCGACGGGCGCGCCCATGATGCCGAGGCGACGATCCGCATCCTGACCGGGGCACTGGGCACCACCGCCCGCCAGCGCGACACCATGGCCGAGGCCGCGCAGCTGGCACGCGACGATACCGCCCGGGTGCTGCTGGAAAAGCGGGTGATCGAGCAGCGAAACGACGCCATCTTCAGCCGGCTGGAAGAAGCGGTGGCGGTCTCGATGGAGCCGCTGGACAAGATGTTCCGCGATGCGGGCATGTCGTCGGATGCGCTGCTGGAACAGGTGCGCAAGGGCTATTCCGGCCAGGGCGGCCCGCTGATGCCGCTGTCGCTGTCGACCAGCGGCGTGCCTGCGATCGGCGGTCGCGACGAGGCCCGCGCCAAGGAAATCCTGACCGGACTCGACCGGATGAACCTCTATCGCATGGCGGCCGAAAAGGCACCCTTTGCGATTCCGATCAAGGCGGCGTTCCGCTTCACCTCGCCCTTCGGCTATCGCAACGACCCCAAGGGGGCGGGCACCCGGATGCACACCGGCACCGATTTCGCCGGCCCCTACGGCACGCCGATCTTCACCACCGGCGACGGGGTGGTGACCCAGGCCGGCTGGGAGAACGGCTACGGCCGGATGATCACCGTCAAGCATGCCTTCGGAATCGAGACCCGCTACGCCCATCTGTCGCAAATCCGCGTCGACGTGGGACAAAGGGTATCGCGCGGCGACCGGATCGGTGATATGGGCAATTCAGGCCGGTCTACTGGCACTCATCTTCACTACGAGGTCCGGATCGGCGGCACGCCTGTGAACCCGATGACCTTCATCAAGGCAGCGAGAGATGTTTTCTAAAAGCAGAATCAACGAACCCGGCCCCAAAGGCCCGGAAAACGACAAGCCGAAAGCGCCAGACATGACCGCGAGCAAGCCCTCGATGGAATATACCCCCACGCCGTCCAAGGCCAAGCCGTCGGCATCGGTGCTGTCATCGGACCTGACGGTGGTCGGCAACATGCGGACCACCGGCGACATCCAGGTGGAAGGCACCGTCGAAGGCGACATCCGCGCCCATCTGCTGACCGTGGGCGAAAGCGCCACGATCCGCGGCGAGATCGTGGCGGATGACATCGTGGTCAACGGCCGGGTGATCGGGCGGGTGCGCGGGCTCAAGGTGCGGCTGACCTCGACCGCCCGGGTCGAAGGCGACATCATCCACAAGACCATCGCGATCGAATCCGGCGCGCATTTCGAAGGCTCGGTGCAGCGTCAGGACGACCCGCTGTCGTCGGGCAAGTCGCTGCCGCCGCCGGCCGCGATGCCCAAGGTTCCCGACGCGATCTGACCCGCGCAAGGCCACCTTTCCAGGGGCGCCCGGCATGGCCCGGTGCCCCTTTTCCTTGCGGTTTCTTCTTGGCAAAAATACCCATCCGCCCGCGGGGCCGGGCCCCCGCTCAGGTCAGCGCGCGCCGGTAGATGTGCCAGGTTGCGTGCCCCAGCAGCGGCAACACCACGAACAGCCCCAGAAACCACGGCACCATCCCCGCAAACAGCAGCACCGCCACCAGCAGGCCCCAGCCGGGCAGCACCACCGGGTTGGCCCGCACCGTGGCGACCGAGGTGATCATCGCGGTGACGAAGTCGATCTCGCGGTCAAGCAGCAAGGGCAGGCTGACCACGGTCAGCGCGAACAGAAGCGCCGCGATCACCGCCCCCACGGCGGTGCCGACCGCCAGCATCGTCAGCCCGGTCGGGGTCAGGAACACCGCCAGCGACGAGGTGACATTGGTCATCACCGCCATGCCCATGAACAGCGCGAAGATCATGTGGGCGAGGAAGTTCCAGAACAGGAAGAACACCACGATCACCGCCGCGATCGACGGAATCTGGCGGTCCTTCTGGCGGAAGATCACCCCCAGCACGCCGCGCCAGTCCAGCGCCTGCCCCGCTTCGATGCGGCGACTGACCTCGTAAATGCGGATTTCGCGGAGAATGGGCGCTGATTTCGCGCGATCGTGGGCACGCGTTTCGCGCCATTCTGGGCAGTCATTTCACGGGATCGTGGGCAGGCTGGCCGACGCTTTCATGGAGTCAGGCTTGAACGATTTGGTCAAGCTTTTTTGTGACGGCGGAGCGCCTGCGCAGGCTTTCACCTGAGAGGGTGAGGCGGTGTGCGTTGTGAACGAGGCGGTCGAGGATGGCATCTGCGAGCGTTGGGTCGCCGATGGCTTCGTGCCACTGGTCAACGGGGAGTTGGCTTGTGACGATGGTGGAAGCGCGGCCGTGGCGGTCTTCGAGGATTTCCAGCAGGTCACGGCGCTCCGGGGCGGTGAGGACGGCGAGGCCCCAATCGTCAATGATCAGCACATCCATGCGGGCGATGGTTTTGAGGATGCGTTCATGGCGGCCATCGCCACGGGCCAGAGCAAGGGCCTCGAACATGCGCGGCGCACGTTGATAGAGGACGGGCCGCCCATCCCGGCACGCCTTGTGGCCAAGGGCGCAGGCGATCCAGCTTTTGCCCAAACCGGTCGGCCCGGTTATCAGCAGGTTCTCGTGCCGGGCGATCCAGCCGCCATCGGCAAGATGCGCCATGACACTGCGGTCAAGACCACGTGGGCTGCGCAGGTCCAGATCCTCGACGCTGGCATCTTGGCGCAGAGCCGCAAACTTGAGCCGGGAGGCCAGTTTCTTGGTGTCGCGCTCTGCAGCCTCGCGGTCGACCAGCAGGCCGAGACGCTCTTCGAACGAGAGGGCGTCGAAGGCGGTTGACCTGCGTTGTTCTTCGAGCGCCGATGCAATGCCGGTCAGGCCGAGCGCCAACAGTCGGTCGTGGGTGGGATGGGTCAGCATTTTAGTCCTTTCTCAATGGTAATAGCTGCCGCCACGAATGTTGGCGTGCTGGAGGGGGGCGACCTCTTCGGAGCCTTCCAGGAAGGCGCGATCGAGGCCGGTCTTGAGGATCGAACGAATGGAGGTGACGGTGCGGGCCCGGATGGTCACACCCCGCTGGCAGGCCGCATCAACGCGCTCCGGCCCATAGGTTTTGACCAAGGCCAGCACACCCAGGCAGGTGCGGAACCCCTGTTCAGGATGGGGGCGGTCAGCCATCACCATCTCGCAAAAGGCGGCGACGGCGGGGCCGGTCTTGGTTGCCTGCGCCAGCATTCTGGCCGGGGTCCATTCGGCAAAGCGACGATGGGCCGATGGCATATGGTCGGCCACGGTGACATGGCTGCGCCGCCCCGGGGTGCGCACGTGGCTCGCAACCCTCTGACCACGATGGAATATCTCGACCGTCTGGCCGCTTGTGCGAACATCGACCTCTTGTTTGATCAGCGCGAAGGGCACGGAATACCATGAGCTGTCGACCTCAACGTGATAGTCGGGTGCCACGCGGGCGCGCTTCCAGCGGGCGAAGACATAAGGTTCGGGCGGTAGGGGCTGAAGATTGGGCCGATCCAAAGTGGCAAACAGATCGGCGCGGCTGGCGCCATAGCCGCGCATCACGCGCATGTTCAACTCGTCCAGCAGCCGCCGGATCGCCACGTTCAACTCGGCCAATGAGAAGAACCGGTGGTTCCGCAGCCGCGCCAGAATCCAGCGTTGTGCCACTTGGACAGCCACTTCCACCTTCGCCTTGTCCCGGGGTTTGCGCGGCCGGGCGGGCAGAACGGCGGTGCCATAATGCGCCGCCATCTCGGCATAGGTCCGGTTCAGCCCCGGATCAAACCGGTCTGCCTTGATCACGGCGGACTTCAGATTGTCCGGAACCACCGCCTTTGGCACGCCGCCCAGAAAGGCGAACATCCGGATATGCGCGAGGATCCAATCTTCCAACCCCTCCGATGCCACCGCCTCGGCATAGGTGTGATTCGATGCCCCCATTGCCGCCACGAACAGCTTCATGGCCCGCGCTTCGCCGGTCGTGGGGTCGATCACGTCGATGGTGTCGCCGGCAAAGTCGACGAACACCTTCTCGCCGCCCACATGTGTCTGGCGCATCGTCGGGCGCACCCGACCCTTCCAAGCCTCGTAATGCGTGCAAAACCAAGTATAGGCAAAACCCCCGGGGTGCGCGGCACGGTATTCTTCCCAGAGCAGCATCCGCGTCACCCCAGGGCGGCGCAACTCGCGGTCAATCTCCGCCCAGTCGGGCACAAGCCGCTCCGCGTCCGGCACCGTGGGCGGGGCTGGAAACAAAAGAAGTTCAAGGCTGTCGTCATCGATCCCCTCCGGCAAGGGCCACGTGAGCCCGGCATGACGCGCCCGTTGGGTGTAGCTTCCGACGCTCCCCTTGCTCAGACCGAGGGAAGCGGCAATGGACCGCTCGCTCAGGCCTTGCCCAAGCTTCAATCGCAAAACATCTCGTATCCGGCGCATGTTCAATCGTCCTGTCGGCATCAAGCCACCCCTTCATTCCTGAAGGCGCAACTATCCTCAATTTGCCGACCAGACCTGCCCGCGATCCCGCGAAATCAGTGCCCAGCTTCACGCGAAATGACTGCCCATGATCCCGTGAAATCGATGCCCACCATCAAGCGAAACACGCATCGTAAAGCCCGCAGGCGATGAACGGCCCGAGGATCGGGAAGCCGGCGGCGGCAGGCAGGCTCCACCACAGCTGGCCGCCGACCGTCACGGCATGGACGATCAGCCAGCCGCCCGCCACATAGACCGCGCTGAAGAACAGCCCGTAAAGCGGCGCGTGCCGGAAATCGGCCCAGGCGGCGCCGACTGCGCCCGCCAGATCGTCCCATGTCAAGGTGTTGATGACAGGCACCGCCGAGGGCGGCCCGGTGGTGGTTTCGTCCATTGCGCATCCTCCCGTTGCCGGATCAGGCTACGGGGTGGCGACGGTCTGGGCAAGCGGCGTGATCAGCCTTCGGCGTTGGCCTCGGCGCGGCTTTTCCCGGCCACGTCCATCGCCAGCGTTGCCGCCATGAACTTGTCGAGATCGCCGTTCAGCACGCCGTCGGTGTCTGAAGTTTCGACCCCGGTGCGCAGGTCCTTGACCATCTGGTAGGGTTGCAGGACGTAGGACCGGATCTGGTTGCCCCAGCCGGCATCGCCCTTGCTTTCGTGCTGGGCGTTGATCGCGGCGCTGCGCCTGTCGAGTTCAAGCTGGTAAAGCCGCGCGCGCAGCGCCGCCATGCAGTTGGCGCGGTTCTGGTGCTGCGACTTTTCCGAGCTGGTGACGACGATGTTGGTCGGCAGGTGGGTGATCCGCACCGCCGAGTCGGTGGTGTTGACGTGCTGGCCCCCCGCCCCGGACGAGCGGTAGGTGTCGATCCGGATGTCGCGGTCGGGGATGTCGATCTCGATGTTGTCGTCAATTGCGGGGTAAACCCAGACGGAACTGAACGAGGTGTGCCGCCGCGCCGCGGAGTCGTAGGGCGAGATGCGGACAAGCCGGTGCACGCCGCTTTCAGATTTCAGCCAGCCATAGGCGTTGGGGCCGCTGATCTTGTAGGATGCCGACTTGATGCCCGCCTCCTCGCCGTCGCTCATCGACTGCAATTCGACCTTGTAGCCCTTCCGTTCCGCCCAGCGGACATACATCCGCGCCAGCATCGAGGCCCAGTCGCAGGATTCGGTGCCGCCGGCGCCCGCGTTGACCTCAAGGAAAGTGTCGTTGCCGTCAGCCTCGCCATCCAGCAGCGCCTCAAGCTCCTTGGCGCGGGAGGTTTCGACCAGCGCCTTCAGTGCGGCCTCGGCCTCGGCCACGATCTCGGCGTCGCCCTCGGCCTCGCCCATCCCGATCAGCTCGACATTGTCGCTGAGGCCGGAGTCGATCATCCGGTAGGTCGAAAGCTCGTCCATCAGCGACTGGCGTTCGCGCATCAGTTTCTGCGCGCGGGCCGGGTCGGACCACAGGTTGCCATCCTCGATCAGCGCGTTGAACTCCTCCAGCCGGTGCGGAGCGGTCTCGAGATCCATCCGCTGCGCCAGAAGCGCAAGGGATTTGCGGATCGCCTCCACATGATACTGGGTTTCGGTGCGCATCGTCTGGCCTCCGTGACGGGAAAAGACGCCGTCTGGCGACGGCGTCTTGATATACGCACCCTGCCCCCGCGCCGCAAGCGGCACCGGGCTGTCAGAACAGGAAGTTGTCGGCCGAAAGCTGGGCAATCGTCACGCCCTGAAGTGCGATCGAACTGTCTTCGGCGGCCAGCGAGACAACGGTGTTGCCGCCGAGGTGGCCCTCGGTCGCCCCGGGCCGTTCGTCGATGCGGAAGATGTTGCCGCCCTTTCCGACGATCCCGATCCGGCTGGCGCCCTATAGCCCAGGCTGAGGCGGGTCGCTGACCGAGGAAAACGGGCCCCATGCGTTCAAACAGGTGGGGGAATCGGCAAAGCCTGTCCGGTTCCTTTCGGAATCGCACCGGATTTTGCCATTTCAGGTTGAAAGCGCCGCGCCGGATGCCCGCTTAATACAGGCCGCCGGAACTGAGCGTGCCGAAGTCGGCCTTTTTCGGAATCACCTTGGTCTTGCCGCTGGCGGTGGTGACGGTGGCGGCGCCTTCGCCGCCTTCGCCGCTTTCGCCGCTTTCGCCATAGGCGAACAGCGGCAGGTTGGCCCCCATGGCAAAGCCGCCGTCCACCACCATGCCGGCCAGACCGATGAACGGGTCTTCGCCCTCGCGGAAGTATTCTGCCACCACGTTCTCGCCGCTGGCGCCTTCGCCCAGGCGCGCGCCGGAGAAGCGGTCGATGTTCACGAAGAATCCGCCCGGCGGCACCTTGAAGCGCGTGCCGCCGTATTTCTGGATCGCCACCTTCATGAAATCCTCGAACACCGGGCCGCAGAAACCGCCGCCCGAGGCGGTGCCCATGCTGCGCGGCTGGTCGTAGCCGATATAGCAGCCCGCCACGATGTTGGAGGAATAACCGATGAACCACACGTCCTTGGCGTCGTTGGTGGTGCCGGTCTTGCCCGCGATGGGAACGGGCAGGTTGATGCCCTTTCCGGTGCCGCGCTGCACCACGCCCTCCATCATCGAGGTCAGCTGATAGGCGGTGATCGCATCCATCACCCGCTCGCGGTTCGACACGATCTGCGGGGTGGTGCCGGGGGTCAGGCTTGCCAGACCGCAGTCTTCGCACTTGCGCTGGTCATGGCGATAGACGGTCTTGCCGAAACGGTCCTGCACGCGGTCAACCAGCGTCGGTTCGACCCGCTCGCCGCCGTTGGCGAACATCGCATAGGCTGCGACCATCTTGAATAGCGTGGTTTCCTCGGACCCCAGCGCGTTGGCGAGGAACGCGCCCATCCGGTCATAGACCCCGAAGCGTTCGGCATAGGCGGCCACGGTATCCATGCCGATTTCCTGCGCGATCCGCACCGTCATCAGGTTGCGCGACTGCTCGATCCCGGTGCGCAGGGGGGCCGGGCCGTAGAACTTGTTCGAGGCGTTCTTCGGCGTCCAAAGGCCCTGCGGCGTCATCACCTCGATCGGGGCGTCGATCACGATGGTGGCGGGGGAAAAGCCGCTGTCCAGCGCCGCGGCATAGACGAAGGGCTTGAACGACGACCCCGGCTGGCGCGTCGCCTGCGTGGCGCGGTTGAAGACCGAATCCTCGTAGGAATAGCCGCCCTGCATCGCCAGAACCCGGCCCGAGTTCACGTCCATCGCCATGAAGCCGCCCTGAACCTCGGGCACCTGGCGCAGCGACCAGCGCTTGAAGCTGCCGTCCTCGTTGGTGACGGCGCGCACCAGCACGGCGTCGCCAACCGACACCAGATCGCCGGCCTTCCTGGCCTTCGGCCCCAGCCGCCCGTCAGCCTGGCGCTTGCGCGCCCAGCTCACGTCTTCGGCCGGGATGAAATGGCCGTCCTCGTCCTCGGCCTCGCCTTCGATGCCGATCCGGGCCGCAGTCTCGCCCACTTCAAGCACCACCGCCGGATGCCAGCCCGCCACGTCGCGCGGCAGCTTCAGGTCG from Paracoccaceae bacterium Fryx2 includes these protein-coding regions:
- the istA gene encoding IS21 family transposase — encoded protein: MPTGRLNMRRIRDVLRLKLGQGLSERSIAASLGLSKGSVGSYTQRARHAGLTWPLPEGIDDDSLELLLFPAPPTVPDAERLVPDWAEIDRELRRPGVTRMLLWEEYRAAHPGGFAYTWFCTHYEAWKGRVRPTMRQTHVGGEKVFVDFAGDTIDVIDPTTGEARAMKLFVAAMGASNHTYAEAVASEGLEDWILAHIRMFAFLGGVPKAVVPDNLKSAVIKADRFDPGLNRTYAEMAAHYGTAVLPARPRKPRDKAKVEVAVQVAQRWILARLRNHRFFSLAELNVAIRRLLDELNMRVMRGYGASRADLFATLDRPNLQPLPPEPYVFARWKRARVAPDYHVEVDSSWYSVPFALIKQEVDVRTSGQTVEIFHRGQRVASHVRTPGRRSHVTVADHMPSAHRRFAEWTPARMLAQATKTGPAVAAFCEMVMADRPHPEQGFRTCLGVLALVKTYGPERVDAACQRGVTIRARTVTSIRSILKTGLDRAFLEGSEEVAPLQHANIRGGSYYH
- the prfB gene encoding peptide chain release factor 2 yields the protein MRTETQYHVEAIRKSLALLAQRMDLETAPHRLEEFNALIEDGNLWSDPARAQKLMRERQSLMDELSTYRMIDSGLSDNVELIGMGEAEGDAEIVAEAEAALKALVETSRAKELEALLDGEADGNDTFLEVNAGAGGTESCDWASMLARMYVRWAERKGYKVELQSMSDGEEAGIKSASYKISGPNAYGWLKSESGVHRLVRISPYDSAARRHTSFSSVWVYPAIDDNIEIDIPDRDIRIDTYRSSGAGGQHVNTTDSAVRITHLPTNIVVTSSEKSQHQNRANCMAALRARLYQLELDRRSAAINAQHESKGDAGWGNQIRSYVLQPYQMVKDLRTGVETSDTDGVLNGDLDKFMAATLAMDVAGKSRAEANAEG
- a CDS encoding DUF5930 domain-containing protein produces the protein MINRLAYRINTVLERRFPEQRLFLKSDATTRFIRLRPATQVIALAGSTCIVAWTILATAILLMDSIGAGSARDQTQRQQALYESRLSALSSDRDHRAEEALRAQERFNLALAEVSAMQSRLLESEDQRKELETGIDVIQNTLRRTIRERDAAREDADRLTLALNPEGGNGRSSDGRAHDAEATIRILTGALGTTARQRDTMAEAAQLARDDTARVLLEKRVIEQRNDAIFSRLEEAVAVSMEPLDKMFRDAGMSSDALLEQVRKGYSGQGGPLMPLSLSTSGVPAIGGRDEARAKEILTGLDRMNLYRMAAEKAPFAIPIKAAFRFTSPFGYRNDPKGAGTRMHTGTDFAGPYGTPIFTTGDGVVTQAGWENGYGRMITVKHAFGIETRYAHLSQIRVDVGQRVSRGDRIGDMGNSGRSTGTHLHYEVRIGGTPVNPMTFIKAARDVF
- the istB gene encoding IS21-like element helper ATPase IstB, whose protein sequence is MLTHPTHDRLLALGLTGIASALEEQRRSTAFDALSFEERLGLLVDREAAERDTKKLASRLKFAALRQDASVEDLDLRSPRGLDRSVMAHLADGGWIARHENLLITGPTGLGKSWIACALGHKACRDGRPVLYQRAPRMFEALALARGDGRHERILKTIARMDVLIIDDWGLAVLTAPERRDLLEILEDRHGRASTIVTSQLPVDQWHEAIGDPTLADAILDRLVHNAHRLTLSGESLRRRSAVTKKLDQIVQA
- a CDS encoding IS630 family transposase, translated to MRRDDICLYLGPADRAELQALITNRNTARKLVWRSEIVLATADGHGTFEIMRRARTSKPTVWRWQARYLDEGVDGLKRDKTRPSRVPPLPMETRLKVITKTVQETPPNATHWSRALMAEAMGISPSSVGRIWAEAGLKPHLTKGFKVSNDPLFEEKVTDIVGLYLDPPDRAVVLCVDEKSQIQALDRTQPGLPLKKGRAATMTHDYKRHGTTTLFAALDVKSGKVIGDCMPRHRAKEFLKFLRQIDKAVPARRHVHLVLDNYATHKTPEVKAWLDKHPRFKLHFTPTSASWLNLVERFFAEITSRRIRRGSYSSVDDLKTAIYDYLAQHNEKPKPFRWTKTAEDILTRERRALDKLDEIRGNR
- a CDS encoding PBP1A family penicillin-binding protein, with protein sequence MVRFVGSFFGAIFTTITLGLLFGALTIGAIFWMYSRDLPSHDSLAQYTPPTISRIYNGEGRMIDEFAQERRLFAPIEDIPDLVKNAFISAEDKNFYTHHGYDARGIAAAAIEAIRSRGQTVRGASTITQQVMKNFLLSGDRTGERKIKEIILATRIEETLSKPKILELYLNEIFLGQNSYGVAAAAQTYFNKNLADLSPAEAAMLAAMPQAPSQYHPVRAKARVTERRNYVLREMWQNGYIDEATYLAAKEEPLRSVQNGDYPAFRDALPPRDYFTDEIRRQLSGTFGEAEFFGGGLTIRATVDPDLQAEAAKALRTGLEKFDRGQGIWRGTRQVIAPDRLTSEADWRAALADLKLPRDVAGWHPAVVLEVGETAARIGIEGEAEDEDGHFIPAEDVSWARKRQADGRLGPKARKAGDLVSVGDAVLVRAVTNEDGSFKRWSLRQVPEVQGGFMAMDVNSGRVLAMQGGYSYEDSVFNRATQATRQPGSSFKPFVYAAALDSGFSPATIVIDAPIEVMTPQGLWTPKNASNKFYGPAPLRTGIEQSRNLMTVRIAQEIGMDTVAAYAERFGVYDRMGAFLANALGSEETTLFKMVAAYAMFANGGERVEPTLVDRVQDRFGKTVYRHDQRKCEDCGLASLTPGTTPQIVSNRERVMDAITAYQLTSMMEGVVQRGTGKGINLPVPIAGKTGTTNDAKDVWFIGYSSNIVAGCYIGYDQPRSMGTASGGGFCGPVFEDFMKVAIQKYGGTRFKVPPGGFFVNIDRFSGARLGEGASGENVVAEYFREGEDPFIGLAGMVVDGGFAMGANLPLFAYGESGESGEGGEGAATVTTASGKTKVIPKKADFGTLSSGGLY
- a CDS encoding polymer-forming cytoskeletal protein, which produces MFSKSRINEPGPKGPENDKPKAPDMTASKPSMEYTPTPSKAKPSASVLSSDLTVVGNMRTTGDIQVEGTVEGDIRAHLLTVGESATIRGEIVADDIVVNGRVIGRVRGLKVRLTSTARVEGDIIHKTIAIESGAHFEGSVQRQDDPLSSGKSLPPPAAMPKVPDAI
- a CDS encoding peroxiredoxin, translating into MTDAPLDAGHDAPDFTLPRDGGGTVTLSALRPGMVVLYFYPKDDTPGCTTEALDFTASAPAFAALGATVIGVSKDSIKAHDKFVKKHALGIALVSDEAGTVCEDYGTWVEKSMYGKTYMGIERSTVLIDGTGKVARVWRKVTVKGHVEEVLAAVSALSPA